The stretch of DNA TAGCTTACTCGCTCTTTCTCCCTTACTCAAACAAGGACTAATTTTACCCGAAACGGCAATTATCGACGCTAAATCAGGAACTTCTGGCGGTGGTCGTCAGGCAAAAACCAATCTCTTATTAGCTGAGGCTGACAACACTCTTTGCGCCTATGGAGTAGCCAGTCATCGTCACACTCCCGAAATCGAACAAATTTGCAGTTCTTTAGCTCGTCAAGAAGTCAAAGTTCAATTTACACCCCACCTCATACCAATGGTGAGAGGAATTTTAGCTACCGTTTATGCTACCTTGCGAGATCCGGGTTTGGTTAGAGAAGATTTACTAACAATTTATTCGGCTTTTTATCGCTCTTCTCCCTTCGTGAAAATTCTCCCCAACGGTATTTATCCCCAGACTAAATGGGCATGTGGTACCAATCTTTGCTATATCGGCGTAGAAGTAGATTCACGTACCGATCGCGTTATTGTGATGTCGGCTATAGATAATTTAATTAAAGGACAGGCAGGTCAGGCAGTACAATGTTTGAACCTGATGATGGGTTGGGAAGAAACTCTAGGTTTGCCTAAATTGAGCTTCTATCCTTAAGGCGATTTAACATCATACTAAATAAAATTGATTTGCAATATGCGTAGGAAACTAGCATCTTTTTTGGCTGGCAGTCTTGGTTGGTTATGTTTCTCTTTTGCTGCCAATGCAGAACCCATTTTAGAAACAATTCAACGCACTGGAGTTGTTAGAGTTGCCATCAGAGAAGATGCCGCGCCTTTTGGCTACTTAGACAGCAATGGAGAGTTGCAGGGGTATTGTCTCGATTTTTTTGTGATTCTAGAAAATCAGTTGAGTAAAAAACTAAAGCGGAATACTTTAATTATCAGGCTGCTCAAGTCAAACGCCAGAAATCGCTTTCAATTAGTAGCAGACGATTTGGTCGATCTAGAATGCGGTCCTAATACCATTAATGAAAATCCTCCCGATGGCACTCAATTTTCGACAGGTTTTTTTGTTTCGGGTACCCAATTTTTGATTAAGCAAACAAATGCCTCAGAATTAGATCTTAACGGCGATCTAAACGATATTAAAATTGGAGTATTGGGAAATACTTCTACAGAAAAGTTTTTGCAAAATCGCTATCCTTCAGCACAAATAGTGAGGTTTGGCGGTACTACGGGTAGAAGTCGCGGGGTACAGGCACTACAGCAAGGCAGAATCGCAGCAATGGTTAGCGATGGTATCTTGTTAAGAGCAGAAGCACAAATTCAAGATTTTTCCCAGCAAGAATATCCGCTAATTCCAGAACCGCCTTTGACCTGCGATCGCTATGGAATGATAATTACAGGCAACGATCCCGAATGGCAGGAGTTTGTCAACTCGGTAATAGATAGTTCCGTGTCGCAAAGATTGCTAGATAATTGGTTTGGAACTTTTATTACTGATGCCAAAAGCTCTAAAAGTTTATGTCAGGTGAAGTCAGAATAATTTATGAGCGATCGCTCCTTAAGATTTAAGATTAGACCGTTAAATACGAAAGACTCAAATGAAGTTTTTTTACTCAAACAACAAGCGACTTACGTACTCAATTCACCCGACTATACTCCCGAACAAATAGCGGCTTTGTGTAGACCCAGTTGGGAAAAATTCAACTTAGAAAATTTAAAAATTACTGATAGCGTAGCTTTGTTTGTAGCTAACTCTACTGCTAGCAACAAATACGCAAATAATTTTATTTCTATAGTTGGCGAGAGTGAAGACAAAATTATTGGGTACGGTTTTTTACAGGTAGATAATTTATCATGGGTTAACAACGGAACGCTCTTTGAATTATTCGTTCATCCAGATTACGCACGTCGTAGTGTAGGCACAAAATTGTTACAGCATTTAGAAGTTTATGCTAGAGAACATGACTGTAAAGTAATATTTGTTGGAGCTTCACTTACAGCATTACCTTTTTACAAATCTTGCAACTATCAAATAATAGAGTATGGTAGCTATGAGCGCGATCGCGTAAAAATACCTGTAGTTTTTATGGAAAAATGTCTGGTCGAGCTTACTGAAATGGAACGAGTTTATTGGCGGGCAACAGAAGAGTTTAATCGCAATGCAGGTTGGTTGTTCGATGAAACGGCAGGTTTGCTCAGACAAACATCTGGTTAAAAAACAAATGCGCCAACAATAAGTTAACGCATTTAAAAAAATATTTTATTTTTATATCGAAAAAATTATCCTTTCTTTTTTGCTTCGGCTTGCTTGGCTTGCCCTTCTTTAACATCTTGAGAGTCGTTATCCATTTTACCGATTGCCTCTTGCACTTTTCCTTCAATTTTTTCGCTTCTTGCCTCGGCTTTTTCTACAAGATTTTCAGCAGGATTTTGGTTCTTTTCGGTAGCCATATTATTAAATTACCTATATGTTGTTTTGAAAGAGCGTAGTTTCAAGAAAAAACTTGTAACTATCGATCGCTCATCGAGCTTATTTCATTTTCAAGTTAGCAGTTATCAACTATGTCTTGCTCTATCGTGAGATTGAATCTATAAAATATCATTCGATAGTATTAGTCTAAAAAGCGAGGTGGGTAAAGAAAAAGCTTTTATGGCGATCTCCGACATTTGAAAAAATTTTGCCCATCCTACAATTAATTTTTACTTTTTACTTTCTGAGTATCGGTTAGAATTCTGTTAAAGTTTGCCCTAACTATACTATGCACGATCCCGTTCTAGACGTTCGCCAGCTACAAGTACAGTTTTTAACCGAAGATAAACCCGTCGTGGCAGTAGACAATTTGAGTTTTCAACTGCGACAGGGAGAAAAATTGGGTTTGGTGGGTGAGTCTGGTTCTGGTAAATCGGTCACTTCACTAGCAATTATGGGTTTGATTGCTACTCCAGGAAAAGTCACTCAGGGAGAAATTTGGTTTCAACCAGATGGCGCTCGCCAGGTAGATTTATTAAAGCTAAAGGAAGCTCAGAGAAGAATCTATCGCGGCGGACAAATTGCCATGATTTTTCAAGAACCGATGAGTGCTTTAAACCCCGTATATAACATTGGGTTTCAGCTTACAGAAGCAATTTTACTCCATCAACAAGTTACTTCAGCCGAAGCAAGAAGAAAAGCTATTGCCTTACTACAGGAAGTGCAACTGCTGCCTAATGACGAACGACTAGAACAACAATATTTATCGGAAAATCCCGATCGCCGCAGCAGCGATAAAGAAATTTCTAATTACGTCAATCAGCAAAAGCAAGCGATGCTCAAACGCTATCCTCACGAACTTTCTGGAGGACAACTGCAACGGGTGACTATCGCGATCGCGATTTCTTGTAATCCCAAAGTTTTAATTGCTGACGAACCCACAACAGCTTTAGACGTTACCGTTCAGGCGACAATTTTAGATTTATTACGGAACTTGTGTCGCAAGCGCGGCATGTCACTAATTTTTATTACACACGATTTGGGAGTCATCGCCGAACTTGTAGACTCCGTAGCGGTAATGTATCGTGGCAAGGTTGTGGAAACGGGAGAGATTGCCGAAGTTTTTACTAATCCCCAGCATCCCTATACTAAAGGTTTACTCGCCTGTCGCCCTCGTTTGGATCTGAAGCTGCAAACCCTGCCTACCGTAGCTGACTTTATGCAGTTAGAACCAGGGCAAAACGGAGAAGTAATTATTAAAGAAAAACCTACAGATATTAACCTACATACAGCAACGGTTACTGTTGAAGAACAAGAAGCTAGACTGGTTAGATTGTGCGCCCAACAGCCTTTAGTAACTGTCGATCGCCTGCGGGTAGGTTTTCCTGTTAAAGGAGTATTGGGGCGCACTCAACGTTATTTTATGGCGGTAAAAGACGTATCTTTTGAGGTTTATCCAGGAGAAACTCTGGGCTTAGTGGGAGAATCTGGCTGCGGCAAATCAACTCTGGCAAGAACTCTATTACGTTTGATCGCTCCTTTAGAGGGCAAAATTGTCTTTGATGGTGACGATATTACCAACCTATCGCTTAAAAGCCGTAAGTTACGTAACCTCAGACGGCAAATGCAAATTGTCTTCCAAAATCCCTACAATTCTCTCAATCCTCGTATTACTATCGGTAATGCGATCGCCGAACCTCTAAAGGTTCACCAAATTAAATGCAATCGTCGTAAGCGAGTTGCCGAACTGCTAGAACGTGTTGGCTTGAACCCCGACTTTATCAATCGCTATCCCCATGAGTTTTCGGGCGGACAGCGACAGAGAGTCTGTATCGCTCGCGCTATCGCCTTAGAACCGCAATTTATTATCTGTGACGAGTCGGTTTCGGCGCTAGATGTTTCGGTACAGGCGCAAGTATTAAACCTACTTAAAGAACTACAAAGCGAACTGGGCTTAACCTACGTTTTTATTTCTCACGATCTCAGCGTGGTTAAATTTATGAGCGATCGCATTATCGTAATGAATCGAGGCAAAATCGAAGAAATTGACACTGCCGAAGCAATTTATCGACATCCCAAAAGTCACTATACTCGCCAATTAATTGAATCTATTCCCACAGGAAAATTTAGCCGATCTAGCAACTAGAAAAATCGCTTATAAATCAATTTAAGCGGTAAAACTATTTCATAACATATCGTTATTTATTTAAATAATTTGTTACCTAAAATTTATTAGATTTAGGGCGATTTAATCCATTACAGCCCAGCGAAAATATGTCAATAGTGTATCTAAAAATTCACAATTTTCAAAACTCTCTAGCTATTTAACTGAGTTTTAGACTGTTTTAATACACTAGCATCGCTAAATATTAAATTTTTTGTAAAGAACAAATGTTGCGAATGTATAAAGTCAAATATTGTATCTTATTTTTGTCTTTAAAAAGTAACGCTTTATACGGAAAAACAGTTAAGAAACCCAGAAACTAATGTGAATTCAGTTTGTTATTTTAAACAAGCTAACTTTATATGTTATGTGCCGAGACTATTTGAAAACTAAATGAATTTTCAGCTCATAGAACAAAAAATACGAAAACCTAAAAATAGAAGTAATACAACTTCATTTAATAATTCGTTACCAAAACCATTAAGAGTTATATTTAGTGGTTTTACACCTTACTGGCTAGCCTGTATTCCTCTATCTGCCGCGATCGTGCTGATTTGGAATACTGCCGCTAAAGCTCAAGGATTCGATCCACCAGAAGATGTAGAACAGCTAAGAGTAGTATTAGACTCGATATTTTTATTGTTTGCGTCGGTTCTGGTTATTTTTATGAATGCCGGATTCGCAATGCTAGAAACTGGCTTTTGCCGTCAGAAAAACGCCGTAAACATTCTCGCTAAAAACCTGATTGTTTTTGGTATTGCTACCATAGCTTACTGGGCGATTGGCTATGCGTTTATGTATGGTGAGGGAAGCAGCTTTATCGGTTGGCAGGGCTTTTTCTTTAATGGCGATCCTGCAGCTTACGGCAACGATCCCTATCCTGCGGCAGTACCCGAAGCAATTAATTTTTTATTCCAAGTTGCTTTTGCCGCTACCGCAGCAACAATCGTTTCTGGGGCTGTAGCCGAGCGAGTTCACTTTAGCTCCTTCCTGATTTTTAGCTTCCTCTTGGTAGGAGTTTCCTATCCAATTACAGGTCACTGGGTTTGGGACGGCGGTTGGTTGAGCGAAATGGGCTTTTCTGACTTTGCTGGTTCTACCGTAGTCCACTCAGTTGGCGGTTGGGCAGCTTTAGTCGGTGCGGCGATGTTAGGACCGAGACTTGGTAAATATCAGGCTGGTAGAATCAGTGCCTTACCAGGACACAACATGGGTTTTGCTACTCTAGGCTGTTTGATTTTGTGGATTGGCTGGTTTGGTTTTAACCCTGGTTCGGAATTAGCAGCAACTGCTAACGTTCCTTACATTGCTGTAACTACCAACCTGGCAGCAGCAGCAGGAGGCGTACTCGCTACTTTTACTTCTTGGATTAAAGACGGCAAACCAGACCTATCGATGATTATCAACGGGGTTTTGGCTGGACTAGTTGGAATTACCGCAGGTTGTGCCGACGTTAGCTATCTATCAGCTATTATTATTGGCGCGATCGCTGGTATCATCGTCGTTTTTGCTGTAGCCTTTTTTGACAGTATTAAAATTGACGATCCCGTTGGTGCAACCTCTGTCCACTTAGTTTGTGGTATTTGGGGAACTCTAGCCGTAGGTATTTTTGGGACTGGTAATATTCTGACTCAAATCATCGGTATTTTAGCTATCGGTGCCTTTACCGTTATCTTCAGCGCGATCGTTTGGGGTAT from Myxosarcina sp. GI1 encodes:
- the argC gene encoding N-acetyl-gamma-glutamyl-phosphate reductase, which codes for MSESKKTVGIIGASGYGGVQLVRLLLEHPQVDIVYLGGDSSAGKQFATLYPHLAHCVDLGIEEIDIDKVAARCEIVFLGLPNGLACQMASALVEKGCKVLDLSADYRFQDLNTYTNWYKKERNDGAIAATAVYGLPELYRDKIARSQLIGCPGCYCTASLLALSPLLKQGLILPETAIIDAKSGTSGGGRQAKTNLLLAEADNTLCAYGVASHRHTPEIEQICSSLARQEVKVQFTPHLIPMVRGILATVYATLRDPGLVREDLLTIYSAFYRSSPFVKILPNGIYPQTKWACGTNLCYIGVEVDSRTDRVIVMSAIDNLIKGQAGQAVQCLNLMMGWEETLGLPKLSFYP
- a CDS encoding amino acid ABC transporter substrate-binding protein; the encoded protein is MRRKLASFLAGSLGWLCFSFAANAEPILETIQRTGVVRVAIREDAAPFGYLDSNGELQGYCLDFFVILENQLSKKLKRNTLIIRLLKSNARNRFQLVADDLVDLECGPNTINENPPDGTQFSTGFFVSGTQFLIKQTNASELDLNGDLNDIKIGVLGNTSTEKFLQNRYPSAQIVRFGGTTGRSRGVQALQQGRIAAMVSDGILLRAEAQIQDFSQQEYPLIPEPPLTCDRYGMIITGNDPEWQEFVNSVIDSSVSQRLLDNWFGTFITDAKSSKSLCQVKSE
- a CDS encoding GNAT family N-acetyltransferase, whose translation is MSDRSLRFKIRPLNTKDSNEVFLLKQQATYVLNSPDYTPEQIAALCRPSWEKFNLENLKITDSVALFVANSTASNKYANNFISIVGESEDKIIGYGFLQVDNLSWVNNGTLFELFVHPDYARRSVGTKLLQHLEVYAREHDCKVIFVGASLTALPFYKSCNYQIIEYGSYERDRVKIPVVFMEKCLVELTEMERVYWRATEEFNRNAGWLFDETAGLLRQTSG
- a CDS encoding CsbD family protein; its protein translation is MATEKNQNPAENLVEKAEARSEKIEGKVQEAIGKMDNDSQDVKEGQAKQAEAKKKG
- a CDS encoding ABC transporter ATP-binding protein encodes the protein MHDPVLDVRQLQVQFLTEDKPVVAVDNLSFQLRQGEKLGLVGESGSGKSVTSLAIMGLIATPGKVTQGEIWFQPDGARQVDLLKLKEAQRRIYRGGQIAMIFQEPMSALNPVYNIGFQLTEAILLHQQVTSAEARRKAIALLQEVQLLPNDERLEQQYLSENPDRRSSDKEISNYVNQQKQAMLKRYPHELSGGQLQRVTIAIAISCNPKVLIADEPTTALDVTVQATILDLLRNLCRKRGMSLIFITHDLGVIAELVDSVAVMYRGKVVETGEIAEVFTNPQHPYTKGLLACRPRLDLKLQTLPTVADFMQLEPGQNGEVIIKEKPTDINLHTATVTVEEQEARLVRLCAQQPLVTVDRLRVGFPVKGVLGRTQRYFMAVKDVSFEVYPGETLGLVGESGCGKSTLARTLLRLIAPLEGKIVFDGDDITNLSLKSRKLRNLRRQMQIVFQNPYNSLNPRITIGNAIAEPLKVHQIKCNRRKRVAELLERVGLNPDFINRYPHEFSGGQRQRVCIARAIALEPQFIICDESVSALDVSVQAQVLNLLKELQSELGLTYVFISHDLSVVKFMSDRIIVMNRGKIEEIDTAEAIYRHPKSHYTRQLIESIPTGKFSRSSN
- a CDS encoding ammonium transporter, with the translated sequence MNFQLIEQKIRKPKNRSNTTSFNNSLPKPLRVIFSGFTPYWLACIPLSAAIVLIWNTAAKAQGFDPPEDVEQLRVVLDSIFLLFASVLVIFMNAGFAMLETGFCRQKNAVNILAKNLIVFGIATIAYWAIGYAFMYGEGSSFIGWQGFFFNGDPAAYGNDPYPAAVPEAINFLFQVAFAATAATIVSGAVAERVHFSSFLIFSFLLVGVSYPITGHWVWDGGWLSEMGFSDFAGSTVVHSVGGWAALVGAAMLGPRLGKYQAGRISALPGHNMGFATLGCLILWIGWFGFNPGSELAATANVPYIAVTTNLAAAAGGVLATFTSWIKDGKPDLSMIINGVLAGLVGITAGCADVSYLSAIIIGAIAGIIVVFAVAFFDSIKIDDPVGATSVHLVCGIWGTLAVGIFGTGNILTQIIGILAIGAFTVIFSAIVWGILNAIFGIRVTAEEELRGLDISEHGMEAYSGFVKEADVLATGATTTPIGSSEIGKPTEF